From the Notolabrus celidotus isolate fNotCel1 chromosome 12, fNotCel1.pri, whole genome shotgun sequence genome, one window contains:
- the LOC117823003 gene encoding cortexin-3, protein MDVPRMAEGLFSSTLSSSGGGHHVPSYLTLEQKAAFVFVLLLFIFLALLIVRCFRILLDPYRSMPSSNWTDHTEKDTFDYRIV, encoded by the coding sequence ATGGATGTGCCCAGGATGGCCGAGGGCCTCTTCAGCAGCACGCTGTCCTCGTCGGGCGGCGGCCATCACGTGCCTTCGTACCTGACGTTGGAGCAGAAGGCCGCGTTCGTCTTCGTGCTGCTGCTCTTCATCTTCCTGGCCCTGCTCATCGTGCGCTGCTTCCGGATCCTGCTGGACCCTTACCGCAGCATGCCCTCGTCCAACTGGACTGATCACACCGAGAAGGACACATTCGATTACCGCATTGTTTGA